The genomic window GACCGTTCGGGTTACCTCTACCACGGCCGCGTAAAATCATTGGCAGAAGGAGCCCGCGAAGGCGGCCTCAATTTCTAAATCATCATGGCAGAATTCAACAACAACCCCCGTGGTGGTGGCAATGACCGTGGCGGCAACGACCGTCGGGGTGGTGGCAATGACCGTGGTGGCAATCGTGAGCAGCAAGCTCCCCGCGCCGGCGAATCCGATCTGAAAGAAAAGGTAGTAGCTATCAACCGCGTTGCCAAAGTAGTAAAAGGTGGTCGTCGCTTCAGCTTCTCGGCCATCGTAGTAGTAGGTGACGGCAACGGCACCGTAGGTTACGGCCTCGGCAAAGCCAACGAAGTTACCGACGCTATTGCTAAAGGTATCGACGACGCTAAAAAGAACTTGGTGAAAGTGCCGCTCTATAAGCACACTGTTCCCCACGTGATGGAAGGCAAATATTCCGGTGGTTTCGTGCTCGTGCAGCCCGCTGCGGCTGGTACTGGTGTAATTGCTGGTGGTGCTATGCGTGCCGTATTTGAAAGCGCCGGCATCAAGGACGTACTGGCTAAGTCGAAAGGTTCTTCGAACCCCCACAACGTAGTTAAGGCAACCTTCGACGCTCTGCTGAAGATGCGTGACCCCATGCAGATTGCTCAGCAGCGTGGTATCACTCTGGCCCAAGTTTTTAACGGTTAAGCAGCGATGGCGCAGATCCAAATCAAACTCGTGAAAAGCGTTATTGACCGCCCTGAGCGTCAAAAGCGTACCGTTAAGGCCCTGGGCCTCGGTAAAATCGGTAGCACGAAGGCCGTAGAAAATACGCCCCAGGTTGCCGGTATGGTAGCCGCTGTGCAGCACCTCTTGGAAGTAACTGAACTCTAGGATTCCCCTCGATATGAATCTCAGCAATCTATCACCCGCCGTAGGCTCAACGCGCACCAACAAGCGCCTTGGCCGTGGTACGGGTTCCGGCCGCGGCGGCACGTCGACGCGTGGTCACAAAGGTCAAAAGTCTCGTTCGGGTTACTCTAAGAAGTCTGGCTTCGAAGGTGGCCAGATGCCCCTGCAGCGTCGTGTTCCGAAGTTCGGCTTCAAGAACATCAACCGCGTGGAGTACAAAGGCATCAATCTGGATGCTCTGACTAGCCTCAACGAGAAGAACAGCACTTCCACCATGGACGTTGCCTACTTCGTATCGGCTGGCTTGGTTTCCAAGAACGCCAAAATCAAAATCCTGGGCCGTGGCGAAGTTACCACTGCACTGGAGGTACACGCCCACGCATTCTCGAAGTCGGCTGTTGAAGCCATCGAGAAAGCTGGTGGTAAAGCTGTGACGCTGTAAAGTCTTATCGGCGATGAAAAAGTTTATCGAAACGATAAAGAACATTTTTGCGATTGAAGATCTGCGTACGCGGATCTTCAATACGCTTTTTTTCATTGCCATCTATCGGCTTGGTTCCTATGTGGTGCTGCCCGGCGTTGATCCTGCGCTTCTGAAGCAAGGTGGTGCGCAAGGGCTGTTTGGTATTCTGGATACATTGCTCGGCGGTGCTTTCAGTCATGCCTCAATCTTCGCCCTGGGTATCATGCCGTATATCTCGGCCTCGATTGTACTGCAGCTGCTGACCATCGCAGTGCCTTACTTCCAGAAGCTGCAGAAAGAAGGCGAATCAGGTCGGAAGAAGATCAACCAGTACACTCGAATTCTCACGATTCCGATTGTAATGGCTCAGTCGGTCGGCTTTATTGCTACCATCAATGCGGAAGCTATCATTGCTCCCGGTCCGTTCTTCACCTTCTCAACTATGCTCATCATCACGGCTGGAACGCTGTTTTGCATGTGGCTAGGCGAGAAGATTACGGACAAAGGCATTGGCAACGGTATTTCCATGATCATTATGATTGGGATTGTATCACGCTTCCCCGGAGCAATTATCGGTGAGGCAGCAGCCAAGGGCATGCGGGGCTCCCTGATCTTCCTGATTGAGCTGGTGGTACTGTTCTTGGTGGTAATGGCCGTAATCGTGCTGACGCAGGCTGTTCGCCGGATTCCGGTGCAGTATGCCAAGCAGGTCGGTGGTACTACGCAGCTGAATGCTCAGCGTCAGTTCATTCCGCTGAAAGTAAATGCCGCTGGCGTAATGCCGATCATCTTTGCTCAGTCGCTGATGTTCGTGCCCGCCATCGTTGCATCCGTTTGGCAAGCCGATAGTGATTTTGCTGCTACCGTTGGGCAGAAGTTCTCGGACTACACCTCCTGGCAGTACAACGTGGTATTTGCCACGCTCATCATTGTCTTCACTTACTTCTACACTGCTATCAGCGTTAACCCGAACCAAATTGCGGATGACCTGAAACGTAGTGGTGGTTTCGTACCGGGTGTTAAGCCCGGCCGCGACACCTCGGAGCACATTGACGAGATTCTGACGCACATCACGTTGCCTGGTGCCGTAGTGCTGGCGCTGATTGCCATCTTCCCGGCGTTGGCTTTGCTGGCTGGGGTGACGCGTCCGTTCTCGGCCTTCTATGGTGGCACTTCGCTGATCATCATGGTAGGGGTGGTGCTGGACACGCTGAATCAAGTGGAAAGCTACTTGCTGATGCGCCATTACGATGGTATGATGAAGACAGGCAAGCTGCGTGGCCGTTCTACCCAGAACGTAGCGTTGGCATCCTAATTCGGTCATGATCATCTACAAGACCGAAGAAGAAATAGAACTCATCCGGACCAGCGCGAAAGTGCTGGCTCAAGCCCACGGAGAAGTTGCGGGCATGATTAAGGAAGGAGTTACGACGCGTGCCCTCGACCAGCGCGCGGAGGAATTCATCCGGGACCATGGCGGACAGCCCTCCTTCAAAGGGTATAATGGTTTTGAATACAGTCTCTGCATCTCGCCTAACTCAGTCGTGGTGCATGGTTTCCCGAGTGACTATCAGCTAAAGAGCGGAGATGTTGTTTCGGTAGACTGCGGAGTCTTGTTGAACGGCTACCATGCCGATAGTGCTTACACCTACCCAGTAGGGGAGGTGGCGCCGGAAGTGCTCAAGCTTCTGGAAGAAACCAAAAAGTCGCTGTACCTGGGCATTGAACAGGCAGTGGCGGGCAACCGAATGGGCGACCTGGGTTACGCCATCCAGAACCACGTTGAAAAGCAAGGTTATGGAGTAGTGCGGGAACTTGTTGGCCACGGAATTGGTCAGAAGCTCCACGAGCGGCCCGAAGTACCCAACTACGGTAAACGTGGGGCGGGGCTTAAGCTGCAAGCGGGCCTAGTGCTGGCCATCGAGCCCATGGTGAATCTGGGTACGAAGAGCGTGGTTCAGGAAAAGGATGGCTGGACTATCCGGACCAAGGACTTCAAGCCTTCGGCGCACTTTGAGCACACGGTCGTAGTACGAAAAGACAAAGCGGAGATTCTCACTTCCTTTGAATACATAGAAAAAGCCTTACAGTAGCCTTATGGCCAAACAATCCTCCATTGAACAGGACGGAGTCATTCTGGAAGCCCTTTCAAACGCCATGTTTCGCGTGGAATTAGAAAACGGTCACCAGCTAGTTGCTCACATTTCGGGCAAAATGCGAATGCACTACATCAAAATCCTGCCGGGCGATAAGGTGAAGCTGGAAATGTCCCCTTACGACTTGTCGAAGGGCCGAATTGTTTACCGTTACAAATAACCCGACGACATGAAAGTCAAAACCTCGGTCAAGAAACGCAGTGTTGACTGTAAGCTGGTTCGCCGCAACGGCAAGCTGTACGTCATCAACAAAAAGAACCCCCGCTTCAAGCAGCGTCAGGGTTAGTAGCACCAGACTTTTTAAAAAAGCAAATGGCTCGTATTGCAGGGGTAGATATCCCGGACAACAAGCGCGGTGAAATCGCGCTGACCTACATTTTCGGCATCGGCCGTCCTTCCGCACAGAAAATCTTGACCAAGGCCGGCATCGACCTGAACAAGAAAGTAAAGGATTGGACGGAAGCAGAAGCTGGCGAAATCCGCAGCATCATTGCTGCCGAAGTAAAGACTGAAGGTGTTCTGCGCTCGGAAGTGCAGCTGAACATCAAGCGTCTGATGGACATCGGTTGCTACCGGGGTCTGCGTCACCGCAAAGGTCTGCCAGTTCGTGGTCAGCGTACCAAGAACAACTCGCGCACGCGCAAAGGCAAGCGGAAAACCGTTGCCAACAAGAAAAAAGCTACTAAATAAATTGTAGCGGGAATCGAAGCCGGTTCAGGACTCTGAACCGGCTTCAACACCTTCCGCAGTTTTTTGCGATAACCAAATGGCACAAAAGAGAAAAGACAAAGCCAAAAAGCGCGTTGTCGTTGTTGAGCAGGTTGGCCAGATTCACATCAAGGCTTCCTTCAACAACATCATCATCTCCATCACCAACAACAATGGTCAGGTTATTTCCTGGGCATCGGCTGGTAAGATGGGTTTCAAAGGTTCTAAGAAGAACACGCCCTACGCTGCTCAGATGGCAGCTACGGATTGCGCCAAAGTGGCCCACGACCTGGGTATGCGCAAGGCCGAAGTATTCGTGAAAGGTCCGGGTGCTGGCCGTGAGTCGGCTATCCGTACCCTCCAGAACGTGGGCATTGAGGTAACCACCATCCGCGACGTGACCCCGCTGCCCCACAACGGCTGCCGTCCTCCTAAGCGTCGTCGCGTCTGATATACTGAACTCGCGAACCATTTGGTTCGCCCCTGTGTCGGGTTTCCGATCCGGCTTGCACTACGTGTGAGCCGCATCCGAGGAGCCCGACACGCGTGGTTCAACCCCTGCAAAACTCAAATACCCCGAAATGGCACGTTATACTGGTCCTAAAACCAAGATTGCCCGTCGCTTCGCAGAGCCAATCTTCGGCCCGAGCAAGGCACTCAACAAAAAGAATTACCCTCCTGGCCAGCACGGCCGTGGCCGCCGCAAGAAGCAGTCGGAATACGCGGTGCAGCTGATGGAGAAGCAGAAAGTAAAGTACATGTACGGTGTACTGGAGAAGCAATTCGAAAACCTGTTCCACAAAGCAGCAACTCTGCCCGGCATCACCGGCGACAACCTGCTGGCGCTGCTCGAGTCGCGTCTGGACAACACGGTGTATCGTTTTGGCATTGCTCCGACCCGTCGTGCTGCTCGCCAGCTGGTGTTGCACAAGCACATCACGGTAAACGGTGAAGTAGTAAACATCGCCTCGTACAAGCTCCGCGCTGGTGACGTAGTAGGTGTTCGCGAAAAATCGAAGTCTCTGGAAGCTATTACCACCAGCCTGAGCGCCCGCAACTCGCGTGCTTTCTCGTGGCTGGAGTGGGACGGCAAGGAATTGGTGGGCAAGTTCTTGAACGCCCCCTCGCGTGACCTGATTCCGGAGAAAATCACGGAGCAGCTCATCGTCGAGCTTTACTCGAAGTAATTTGTGGAACCCGGCTTATGGTCGGGTTCTTACTTCGTTTTTTCCTTGTTGTATTTTTAAAGCCCCACTTATGTCAATCTTAGCTTTTCAAATGCCGGAGAAAGTAGTGATGGAGAAATCCGACGACTTCTACGGAACATTTGAATTTAAACCGCTGGAGAAAGGCTACGGCGTCACGATCGGCAACGCATTGCGCCGTATCCTGCTGTCGTCGCTGGAGGGCTATGCCATCACGTCGGTCCGCACTTCCAGTGTGCTGCACGAGTTCATGACGATTGAAGGCGTGATTGAGGACATGTCCGAAATCATTCTGAACCTGAAGCAGGTTCGCTTCAAGAAAGTGAGCGACGCCATCGAGGACAAAATCACGGTCCGCATCAAGGGCCAGGAGACGTTCACGGCTGGTGACATCAACAAATTCACGACTGGCTTCGAAGTACTCAACACAGATATGGTTATCTGCAACGTTGATCCTTCGGTTGAGTTGGAGTTTGAATTCACGATTCAGAAAGGCCGCGGCTACGTACCAGCCGAGGAGAATAAGCCTGCCGACCAGGTGTTCGGGCAAATTGCCATCGATGCCATCTTCACGCCGATTAAGAACGTGAAGTACAGCATCGAGAATACCCGGGTAGAGCAGAAAACCGACTACGAGAAGCTCCTCATCGAGATTCAGACGGACGGTTCGATTCACCCCGAGGACGCGCTGAAGGGTGCGGCCAACATTCTGATTCAACACTTCATGCTGTTCTCGGACAACACCATGACCTTCGAAACGGCCAAGGCCGAGGAAGAAGAGACGGTAGACGAAGAGACGCTGCACATGCGTAAGGTTCTAAAGACGCCCCTGGCGGATATGGACCTGAGCGTACGTGCTTACAACTGCCTCAAGGCCGCTGACATCAAAACGCTCGGCGAACTGGTGCAGCTGGACATGAGCGACATGATGAAGTTCCGCAACTTCGGTAAGAAGTCGCTGACCGAACTTGAAAACCTCGTGGAGGAAAAGGGTCTGACCTTCGGGATGGATCTGGGCAAGTACCGCCTCGACGAAGACTAGCATTTCTGATGTGCTAATGTGGTAAATGTGGGTAATGTGCTAATGCGAGTTAGCCGAGCATCCACCGCCGCATTAGCACATTTTGCTTGTCTGCTGATCTGCTACCGAAACAGCAAAGCCTTAGTTGGCCGAAGTAGCATTAGCACATCAGCACATTAATAACACATTAGCACATTTCTTTTTCATCAGTGTGCCCGAGGTAGGATGGTTCTAATGAGGCCGCCGAACTAAGTGGTAGCCCGCCGTGGTCATCCTACGCAAGCACACACATTCCTGCTGAGAAGCACAAACCAATGAGACACGGTAAGAAAATCAACCACCTCGGTCGTACCACCTCCCACCGCAACGCGATGCTGTCGAACATGGCATCGTCGCTGATCCTGCACAAGCGCTTGACCACTACCGTGGCTAAAGCCAAAGCCCTGCGCAAGTTCGTAGAGCCCCTGCTGACCAAGTCGAAGAGCGACACGACGCACTCGCGCCGTACCGTATTCGCTACGCTGCAGAACAAGGAGTCGATTAAGGAGCTGTACGACTCGGTAGCCGCTAAAATTGCTACCCGTCCCGGTGGTTACACCCGCATCATCAAGCTGAGCGACAACCGCCTGGGCGACAACGCCGAGGTGTGCATCATCGAGTTGGTGGATTACAACGAGACCCTGCTGGAAGCTAAGACGGCCGGCGAAGCCAAGGCTACGACTCGTCGCTCGCGCGGCAAGAAGAAGTCGGGTGCTGACGCTGCTGCTCCCGCCGCTGAAGCTACTACCGCTGCTCCGGCTGCCGTAGTTAGCGAAGAGGCTGCTGCCGCTACGGACGCTCCGACCGAGACGCTGACCGAAGGCGAAACTCGTGACGAGGCTACCGAAGAAGCTGCTTCGTAGTTTTCGAGCAATTTAATATAGAAAAGGGACGTGCCGGCTGGTACGTCCCTTTTTGCTTTTTAAGGATTACAGAAGCGAAGAGGCAGCGTGCTTCGGGACCGTAACGAGTTCAAACAATTTTGGCCAAACAATTTAAATTGTTTGGCCAAAATTGTTTGAAGTGACAGGCTCGGGTTGGCGGGCATGAAACAGAAGCCAGCAGGGCGGTAAGCCATGGGCGATGAGCACTGGTAGTGCAGCCAGCTTAAGTCATCAGATTCAAAGCTGGTTTTGCTGAGTTGGGAGGAATTCTACTGGGGTTCGGGAGAAAGGACCTGCGAATGGGGGAGAGGAAGGCTTGTTTTGGGCATCTTCTCACTGGAACCCCATTGCTATGAAAGCTCTTCTCACTCTCCTGCTTTTCCTGCTGACCGTGGTAGGCAGCTTCGCGCAGCAGCGCTTTACCGTCAGTGGCCGGTTGGTGGATGCTCAGCGTCAGCCCGTGGCTTTTGCCGCCGTGGCGCTACTGGCCGCCGACTCCAGCATGGTAGCCAGCACCCAGAGCAGCGCGACCGGCGTGTACCAGCTGACGGGCGTGCCGGCGGGGACCTACCGGGTGCAGGCCGCGGCCCTGGGGTTTGGTAAAAGCCGCAGCGCCTGGATTACGGTAGGCCAGAACCTGACGGTGCCGGACCTGACGCTGACGACGACTACCCACGCGTTGGCCGAGGTGCAGGTGGTGGGCCGCAAGCCGCTGCTGGAAATGCAGGCCGGTAAGATGATTGTAAACGTGGCCGGCAGCCTCACGGCGGGAGCTACGGCGTTGGAAGCGCT from Hymenobacter chitinivorans DSM 11115 includes these protein-coding regions:
- the rpsE gene encoding 30S ribosomal protein S5 — protein: MAEFNNNPRGGGNDRGGNDRRGGGNDRGGNREQQAPRAGESDLKEKVVAINRVAKVVKGGRRFSFSAIVVVGDGNGTVGYGLGKANEVTDAIAKGIDDAKKNLVKVPLYKHTVPHVMEGKYSGGFVLVQPAAAGTGVIAGGAMRAVFESAGIKDVLAKSKGSSNPHNVVKATFDALLKMRDPMQIAQQRGITLAQVFNG
- the rpmD gene encoding 50S ribosomal protein L30, whose product is MAQIQIKLVKSVIDRPERQKRTVKALGLGKIGSTKAVENTPQVAGMVAAVQHLLEVTEL
- the rplO gene encoding 50S ribosomal protein L15, with product MNLSNLSPAVGSTRTNKRLGRGTGSGRGGTSTRGHKGQKSRSGYSKKSGFEGGQMPLQRRVPKFGFKNINRVEYKGINLDALTSLNEKNSTSTMDVAYFVSAGLVSKNAKIKILGRGEVTTALEVHAHAFSKSAVEAIEKAGGKAVTL
- the secY gene encoding preprotein translocase subunit SecY, with protein sequence MKKFIETIKNIFAIEDLRTRIFNTLFFIAIYRLGSYVVLPGVDPALLKQGGAQGLFGILDTLLGGAFSHASIFALGIMPYISASIVLQLLTIAVPYFQKLQKEGESGRKKINQYTRILTIPIVMAQSVGFIATINAEAIIAPGPFFTFSTMLIITAGTLFCMWLGEKITDKGIGNGISMIIMIGIVSRFPGAIIGEAAAKGMRGSLIFLIELVVLFLVVMAVIVLTQAVRRIPVQYAKQVGGTTQLNAQRQFIPLKVNAAGVMPIIFAQSLMFVPAIVASVWQADSDFAATVGQKFSDYTSWQYNVVFATLIIVFTYFYTAISVNPNQIADDLKRSGGFVPGVKPGRDTSEHIDEILTHITLPGAVVLALIAIFPALALLAGVTRPFSAFYGGTSLIIMVGVVLDTLNQVESYLLMRHYDGMMKTGKLRGRSTQNVALAS
- the map gene encoding type I methionyl aminopeptidase, which encodes MIIYKTEEEIELIRTSAKVLAQAHGEVAGMIKEGVTTRALDQRAEEFIRDHGGQPSFKGYNGFEYSLCISPNSVVVHGFPSDYQLKSGDVVSVDCGVLLNGYHADSAYTYPVGEVAPEVLKLLEETKKSLYLGIEQAVAGNRMGDLGYAIQNHVEKQGYGVVRELVGHGIGQKLHERPEVPNYGKRGAGLKLQAGLVLAIEPMVNLGTKSVVQEKDGWTIRTKDFKPSAHFEHTVVVRKDKAEILTSFEYIEKALQ
- the infA gene encoding translation initiation factor IF-1, producing the protein MAKQSSIEQDGVILEALSNAMFRVELENGHQLVAHISGKMRMHYIKILPGDKVKLEMSPYDLSKGRIVYRYK
- the rpmJ gene encoding 50S ribosomal protein L36, which produces MKVKTSVKKRSVDCKLVRRNGKLYVINKKNPRFKQRQG
- the rpsM gene encoding 30S ribosomal protein S13 — protein: MARIAGVDIPDNKRGEIALTYIFGIGRPSAQKILTKAGIDLNKKVKDWTEAEAGEIRSIIAAEVKTEGVLRSEVQLNIKRLMDIGCYRGLRHRKGLPVRGQRTKNNSRTRKGKRKTVANKKKATK
- the rpsK gene encoding 30S ribosomal protein S11 → MAQKRKDKAKKRVVVVEQVGQIHIKASFNNIIISITNNNGQVISWASAGKMGFKGSKKNTPYAAQMAATDCAKVAHDLGMRKAEVFVKGPGAGRESAIRTLQNVGIEVTTIRDVTPLPHNGCRPPKRRRV
- the rpsD gene encoding 30S ribosomal protein S4, with amino-acid sequence MARYTGPKTKIARRFAEPIFGPSKALNKKNYPPGQHGRGRRKKQSEYAVQLMEKQKVKYMYGVLEKQFENLFHKAATLPGITGDNLLALLESRLDNTVYRFGIAPTRRAARQLVLHKHITVNGEVVNIASYKLRAGDVVGVREKSKSLEAITTSLSARNSRAFSWLEWDGKELVGKFLNAPSRDLIPEKITEQLIVELYSK
- a CDS encoding DNA-directed RNA polymerase subunit alpha, translating into MSILAFQMPEKVVMEKSDDFYGTFEFKPLEKGYGVTIGNALRRILLSSLEGYAITSVRTSSVLHEFMTIEGVIEDMSEIILNLKQVRFKKVSDAIEDKITVRIKGQETFTAGDINKFTTGFEVLNTDMVICNVDPSVELEFEFTIQKGRGYVPAEENKPADQVFGQIAIDAIFTPIKNVKYSIENTRVEQKTDYEKLLIEIQTDGSIHPEDALKGAANILIQHFMLFSDNTMTFETAKAEEEETVDEETLHMRKVLKTPLADMDLSVRAYNCLKAADIKTLGELVQLDMSDMMKFRNFGKKSLTELENLVEEKGLTFGMDLGKYRLDED
- the rplQ gene encoding 50S ribosomal protein L17, with product MRHGKKINHLGRTTSHRNAMLSNMASSLILHKRLTTTVAKAKALRKFVEPLLTKSKSDTTHSRRTVFATLQNKESIKELYDSVAAKIATRPGGYTRIIKLSDNRLGDNAEVCIIELVDYNETLLEAKTAGEAKATTRRSRGKKKSGADAAAPAAEATTAAPAAVVSEEAAAATDAPTETLTEGETRDEATEEAAS